A genomic segment from Desulfonatronum lacustre DSM 10312 encodes:
- the prfB gene encoding peptide chain release factor 2 (programmed frameshift) has product MNTAEAQRAENGKKLLQFSELKTESANLEVQFDSFWGAFDRDAYEARLVEIDKAISHPEAWNDPRSMTPLLQEKTRLSTALQEWYALRKAKQDLGEWLAMAEDEPEREILEEVQRHMAVLSDKLEQAELHTLLSAPEDQHPVILEIHPGAGGTEAQDWAEMLLRMYRRWAERHQFKVQILDYLPGDEAGVKSVVLQIEGSYAYGLLKSEKGIHRLIRISPFDSSGRRHTSFASVDIYPDVGQEIEIEINEEDLRIDVFRASGPGGQHVNKTSSAIRITHLPTNIVTQCQNEKSQHRNKDAAMKMLKARLYELELRKREDEKQAQYATKDAIAWGSQIRTYTLQPYRLVKDHRTNFEMGNVEAVLDGDIDGFIRNHLLETHVRKVA; this is encoded by the exons ATGAACACGGCTGAAGCCCAACGCGCCGAGAACGGCAAGAAACTCTTGCAGTTTTCCGAATTAAAAACGGAAAGTGCGAACCTGGAAGTCCAATTCGACAGCTTCTGG GGAGCCTTTGACCGGGATGCCTACGAAGCCCGCCTGGTGGAAATCGACAAGGCCATCTCCCATCCCGAGGCTTGGAACGACCCTCGGAGCATGACGCCTCTGCTTCAGGAAAAGACCCGACTCAGTACCGCGCTCCAGGAATGGTACGCTCTGCGCAAGGCCAAGCAGGATTTGGGCGAGTGGCTGGCCATGGCCGAAGACGAACCCGAGCGGGAAATCCTGGAAGAGGTTCAGCGGCACATGGCCGTTTTGTCCGACAAACTGGAACAGGCGGAACTGCATACCTTGCTCAGCGCACCGGAGGACCAGCACCCGGTTATCCTGGAAATCCATCCCGGTGCCGGGGGCACGGAAGCCCAGGACTGGGCCGAAATGCTCCTGCGGATGTATCGGCGCTGGGCCGAGCGCCATCAATTCAAGGTCCAGATTTTGGACTATCTGCCCGGGGACGAGGCCGGAGTGAAGAGCGTGGTGCTCCAGATCGAAGGCTCGTACGCCTACGGCCTGCTGAAAAGTGAAAAAGGTATTCATCGCTTGATCCGCATTTCGCCCTTCGACTCCTCCGGCAGGCGGCACACCTCCTTCGCCTCGGTGGACATCTACCCGGACGTGGGTCAGGAGATCGAGATCGAAATCAACGAGGAAGATCTGCGCATCGACGTCTTCCGGGCCAGCGGTCCCGGGGGACAGCACGTGAACAAGACCAGTTCCGCGATCCGAATCACCCACCTGCCCACGAACATCGTGACCCAGTGCCAAAATGAAAAGTCCCAGCACCGCAACAAGGACGCGGCCATGAAGATGCTCAAGGCCCGCCTCTACGAACTGGAACTGCGCAAGCGCGAAGACGAAAAACAGGCCCAATACGCCACCAAGGACGCCATTGCCTGGGGCAGCCAGATCCGGACCTACACCCTCCAGCCCTACCGTCTGGTCAAGGACCATCGCACGAATTTCGAGATGGGCAACGTCGAGGCCGTGCTGGACGGGGACATCGACGGCTTTATCCGGAACCATCTTTTGGAGACCCATGTCCGGAAAGTCGCCTAG